One window of the Desulforhopalus sp. genome contains the following:
- a CDS encoding amino acid ABC transporter ATP-binding protein: protein MIAIENMHKWYGEFHVLKDVNLTVQRGERIVICGPSGSGKSTLIRCINRLEEHQRGRIVVDGTELTNDLKNIEKIRTEVGMVFQHFNLFPHLTILENLTLGPIWVRKTPKKEAEETAMYYLKKVRIAEQAKKFPNQLSGGQQQRVAIARSLCMKPNVMLFDEPTSALDPEMVKEVLDVMISLAQDGMTMLVVSHEMGFAKSVAHRVLFMDGGEILEQNTPEEFFSHPQHDRTKLFLSQILD, encoded by the coding sequence ATTATCGCCATTGAAAACATGCACAAGTGGTACGGTGAGTTTCATGTTCTGAAAGATGTGAATCTGACGGTGCAAAGAGGTGAGCGTATCGTCATCTGCGGTCCCTCAGGCTCGGGAAAATCAACGCTGATCCGCTGCATCAATCGCCTGGAAGAACACCAACGGGGGCGCATCGTCGTCGACGGTACCGAACTGACCAACGATCTTAAAAATATCGAAAAGATTCGCACTGAAGTCGGTATGGTCTTCCAGCACTTCAACCTTTTTCCCCATCTGACCATCCTCGAAAATCTCACCCTTGGGCCGATCTGGGTACGCAAAACGCCGAAAAAAGAGGCGGAAGAAACAGCAATGTACTATCTGAAAAAGGTCCGCATCGCCGAACAGGCAAAAAAATTCCCCAATCAGCTCTCGGGAGGACAGCAGCAGAGGGTGGCCATCGCCCGCAGCCTGTGCATGAAACCAAATGTTATGCTCTTTGATGAACCGACCTCAGCCCTTGATCCAGAAATGGTCAAAGAGGTTCTGGACGTTATGATCAGCCTTGCCCAGGACGGCATGACCATGCTCGTTGTCAGCCATGAAATGGGCTTTGCCAAAAGTGTCGCGCACCGGGTGCTCTTTATGGATGGCGGCGAAATCCTCGAACAGAATACCCCGGAAGAATTCTTCTCTCACCCTCAACACGACCGGACGAAGCTTTTCCTCAGCCAAATCCTCGATTGA
- a CDS encoding amino acid ABC transporter permease — MEKTTHSRTADYIRPPATSIGVIGWMRANLFNGWFNSILTLAVAYLLWSTIPPFVKWAFIDSFWFAGSDQCKAGSGACWSVITANIRFILFGFYPHELQWRPLLAVVILIALLFFSQNRGNWRKPLAYAWLIGLFSMGILLKGGLFGLTAVDSDNWGGLPLTLLLAVFGLTAAYPFGVILALGRQSEMPVIKSFCVVYIELIRGVPLISMLFMSSVVFPLFLPEGVTLNKILRAQVAIILFTAAYIAEVVRGGLQGMNKGQFEAAESLGLNYFQTMRLIILPQALKIVIPPSVSILISAFKDTSLVVIIALYDLLKTTQTTLTDPKWMGFSAEAYLFVGLIYFICCWAMSNYSRRLERELDTNL; from the coding sequence ATGGAAAAGACCACGCACAGCAGAACAGCCGACTACATCCGGCCACCAGCTACCAGCATTGGCGTCATTGGCTGGATGCGGGCCAACCTCTTTAACGGCTGGTTCAACTCAATCCTCACCTTGGCGGTCGCCTACCTGCTCTGGTCGACAATCCCGCCCTTCGTTAAATGGGCCTTTATCGACAGCTTCTGGTTTGCCGGCAGCGATCAGTGCAAGGCCGGAAGCGGTGCCTGCTGGTCGGTCATCACCGCCAATATTCGTTTTATCCTTTTCGGCTTTTATCCCCACGAGCTGCAGTGGCGTCCGTTGCTGGCAGTGGTGATTTTGATTGCACTGCTCTTTTTCAGTCAGAACCGCGGCAACTGGCGCAAGCCCCTTGCCTATGCATGGCTCATCGGCCTGTTTTCCATGGGAATATTGCTGAAGGGCGGTCTATTCGGTCTTACCGCCGTTGACAGCGACAACTGGGGCGGCCTGCCACTCACCTTGCTGCTGGCGGTTTTCGGCCTTACCGCGGCCTATCCCTTCGGCGTCATTCTCGCTCTTGGGCGGCAATCGGAGATGCCGGTTATCAAATCCTTCTGTGTCGTCTATATCGAGCTGATCCGAGGGGTGCCTCTCATCAGTATGCTGTTCATGTCATCGGTGGTTTTCCCGCTGTTTCTGCCGGAAGGAGTAACACTCAATAAAATCCTCCGGGCCCAGGTTGCCATCATCCTCTTTACTGCCGCCTATATCGCCGAGGTTGTCCGCGGCGGTCTGCAGGGCATGAACAAGGGCCAGTTTGAGGCCGCGGAATCCCTCGGCCTGAATTACTTCCAGACCATGCGGCTGATCATCTTGCCCCAGGCCTTAAAAATCGTCATTCCGCCATCGGTGAGCATTCTCATTTCGGCCTTCAAAGATACCTCGCTGGTGGTAATCATCGCCCTCTATGATCTCCTGAAGACCACCCAGACCACGCTCACCGACCCCAAATGGATGGGATTTTCCGCCGAGGCATATCTTTTTGTCGGGCTTATATACTTTATCTGCTGCTGGGCAATGTCCAACTACAGCAGACGCTTGGAAAGAGAACTCGATACCAATCTGTAA